Proteins from a genomic interval of Debaryomyces hansenii CBS767 chromosome E complete sequence:
- a CDS encoding DEHA2E10978p (weakly similar to uniprot|P53438 Saccharomyces cerevisiae YMR016C SOK2 Nuclear protein that plays a regulatory role in the cyclic AMP (cAMP)-dependent protein kinase (PKA) signal transduction pathway): MSNLEPHQSLDYRTAYHTNSGGYAGHQGQSSNGPAGVSQSSTGTPSTGAQGPSSQAQPSSQTSTSSAAQQQPSLQPLHSNPQLQSQHPRGSSSMPQYQQYPSNYYSDQYQQQYQQLVNGTNQSSISSQSSQPQLATQQQPHQQPPQPVNAGAMGQYQSSMGVPQQFPYSYYMQFNQSQNQSNDMNYPYSRYSNYPPTAAAASTSSSAAPPQNYSVYQQSVPQVNNQITQPQPQHYSNVNNHGTTPAPGGETAAGYSSNYTPVPDTLSSSNNSSVGQYQPPGVRPRVTTTMWEDEKTLCYQVDANNVSVVRRADNNMINGTKLLNVAQMTRGRRDGILKSEKVRHVVKIGSMHLKGVWIPFERALAMAQREGIVDLLYPLFVRDIKRVIQTGVTPANNASAEPTTGSGTPGVTAPAAAPNNQLSTPSQSTAGTSTMNLNNYYPPYAQYPQPQTGGTDPATASNQSPQQNVSDFHSSQAHQQPGQQQVYSYQQPYYAPNQYYQPYNPQSNYSSYNSQPAYAGYGYVNQQSQQSQQSQPQAGHQQSQQLPQTQGQSAQPQSSLPQPSDPNNSSLDAGHANETSPTTDDKPKPEEKD; the protein is encoded by the coding sequence ATGTCGAATTTAGAACCTCATCAATCCTTGGATTACAGAACAGCGTATCACACCAATAGCGGCGGGTACGCTGGCCATCAAGGCCAGAGCTCCAATGGACCGGCTGGGGTATCCCAGTCGAGTACTGGGACACCCAGCACGGGGGCCCAGGGGCCCTCGAGCCAGGCGCAACCATCGAGCCAGACGTCGACCTCATCGGCGGCTCAACAGCAGCCTTCGCTCCAACCGCTCCACTCGAATCCACAATTGCAGTCGCAACACCCTCGAGGGTCGTCGAGCATGCCTCAGTATCAGCAATACCCTTCGAACTACTACTCGGATCAGTACCAGCAACAGTACCAGCAGTTGGTCAATGGCACCAACCAGTCGTCGATTCTGAGCCAGTCAAGCCAACCCCAGTTGGCCACGCAGCAGCAACCTCACCAGCAGCCACCGCAACCTGTTAATGCGGGCGCCATGGGCCAGTACCAGAGCTCTATGGGTGTTCCCCAACAGTTCCCCTACTCGTACTACATGCAATTTAATCAGTCGCAGAACCAGTCCAACGACATGAACTACCCATACTCCCGTTACTCGAACTATCCACCTACAGCCGCTGCCGCGTCCACTTCGTCATCGGCGGCTCCTCCTCAGAATTATTCGGTTTATCAACAGTCGGTCCCCCAGGTCAACAACCAGATCACCCAACCACAACCACAGCATTATAGCAATGTAAATAATCATGGCACCACACCAGCTCCAGGCGGTGAGACCGCTGCCGGTTATTCATCCAACTATACTCCTGTTCCCGACACGCTTAGCTCgtcaaataattcttcagtGGGTCAATATCAGCCGCCAGGCGTTAGACCAAGAGTCACCACCACCATGTGGGAAGACGAGAAAACTTTGTGCTACCAAGTCGATGCCAATAATGTTTCCGTTGTCAGAAGAGCCGATAACAATATGATTAACGGTACGAAATTGTTAAACGTTGCCCAGATGACAAGAGGCCGTAGAGATggtattttgaaatcaGAAAAAGTTAGACATGTGGTCAAAATCGGATCGATGCATTTAAAGGGTGTTTGGATCCCATTCGAAAGGGCCTTAGCCATGGCTCAAAGAGAAGGCATTGTCGATTTATTATATCCGTTGTTTGTCAGAGATATAAAGCGTGTTATTCAGACTGGGGTAACTCCTGCCAACAATGCATCAGCAGAACCCACAACTGGTTCGGGTACTCCTGGTGTCACGGCCCCAGCTGCTGctccaaataatcaattaagtACACCCAGTCAGTCAACTGCTGGTACGTCAACtatgaatttgaataactATTACCCTCCATATGCACAATACCCTCAACCACAAACAGGTGGCACTGATCCTGCTACAGCTTCGAACCAATCACCACAACAAAACGTAAGTGATTTCCACTCATCTCAAGCACATCAACAGCCTGGTCAACAACAAGTTTACAGTTATCAACAACCTTATTATGCTCCAAACCAATATTATCAGCCTTATAATCCTCAAAGCAATTACTCTTCCTATAATTCTCAACCTGCTTATGCCGGTTACGGCTATGTGAACCAACAGTCCCAACAATCCCAACAATCCCAACCTCAAGCAGGCCATCAACAATCTCAACAGTTACCTCAAACACAAGGTCAATCGGCCCAACCTCAAAGTTCTTTACCACAACCATCTGATCCAAATAATTCGAGTCTTGACGCTGGTCATGCCAACGAAACATCACCTACTACAGACGATAAGCCTAAGCCTGAAGAAAAGGATTAA
- a CDS encoding DEHA2E11000p (similar to uniprot|P35723 Saccharomyces cerevisiae YKL065C YET1 Endoplasmic reticulum transmembrane protein): MSIQMSLVFGALILEMVTLLSMVLPLPHPVRVKIMDIATVLRNSKNFKIGFWFTVILLSMQFADCIQRLQRFGTLGNPYFALNSQNKQFGTMSYDQLASKFYSQRNLYITGAVLYLMLAIYTVSTILKKLVSKEAEFRQLSANEKEGASKIAGEEGEESSEVAKYKKLIEQKELDIATLKKQVGGLQKSYDDLNPSQVIDKDE; the protein is encoded by the coding sequence ATGAGTATTCAAATGTCCCTAGTTTTCGGTGCCTTAATTTTAGAAATGGTAACCTTATTGCTGATGGTATTACCATTGCCTCATCCTGTTAGGGTGAAAATCATGGATATAGCCACGGTATTAAGGAACCTGAAAAACTTCAAGATAGGATTTTGGTTTACTGTTATATTGTTGAGTATGCAATTTGCAGATTGTATCCAGAGGTTACAAAGATTCGGTACTTTAGGGAATCCATACTTCGCCTTAAACTCCCAAAACAAGCAATTTGGGACGATGTCGTACGACCAATTGGCGTCCAAATTTTACTCGCAAAGGAATTTATACATAACTGGTGCTGTGTTGTATTTAATGCTTGCGATCTATACCGTGAGTAccattttgaagaaattggtCTCTAAGGAAGCTGAATTCAGACAATTGTCTGcgaatgaaaaagaaggaGCTTCTAAAATTGCTGGCGAAGAAGGCGAAGAGTCCAGTGAAGTGGCTAAATATAAGAAGTTAATTGAACAAAAGGAACTTGACATAGCTACCTTGAAGAAACAAGTAGGTGGATTGCAAAAGTCCTACGATGACTTGAATCCATCACAAGTAATTGATAAGGATGAGTAG
- a CDS encoding DEHA2E11022p (similar to uniprot|P35724 Saccharomyces cerevisiae YKL064W MNR2 Putative magnesium transporter) encodes MPKNKNKNKNKNWKSGNYSSSPLNDDNQDNESTTSSNANNDGSENKDNSIKGGSYIDHRMYDNLAHIHSSPARSRRRGIQSTSAQGNLASRRHTTTSAEYNNKNPPFKKQPSLPLTNRNLQNLLVQNDTNPGTGYSPTDTRSYGSIALDMDQYAKEQRQMTHGWNDPFNEEGDSRSDDGSINSLEFGGSNPPSDHSSDSTSLDDVCFPDYYDRVDGRGDREDSYEWPDLKILEQFVREELDEYADDEKNEDGSGDHFKMDQQMEDQHNVNFQQPLAVSVNGKADDKKKKKKKKKNNNNKQKSSPDETVESTPLLENAQINEIESMSSMNESFRIRPTPIQPWEKSKDRIPTILNNPNDPVRNPKQQTSFKNAKPDGKLCRFTYFREDLNKTIHSPTISGLLADSISNKVAEDTVSLARKWGKNAKDENNEHDEQNEDNFEDESTTLRELFSPNFYSQKTSSSSSSASIHGSHHTPTSSGTPVPLTALNEANIGEMNKLGGTSLKGNYLEPSPAPGTIVGSEVHLDCNPFWLDVLDPTEEEMKVLSKTFGIHPLTTEDIFLGETREKVELFKSYYFICFTSFDIVYERRKQRAKEQEKKLNKLQEMYENSNDGNSVFGTQERKSKIWKFFRKLVKGNENKPASNFHTTKESSSNKSRVKKIREGELSPLNMYMIVFKHAVITFHFSPTPHPVNVRRRARLLKDYLTVSSDWICYAIIDDITDSFAPMIESIEEEVNLIEDAILKMHSGDTDSEDDSDDNSSDDESENNHHALNTRNTNNVFYKRKRSKSTVDNSGFSSRYKTYAPLSTKSESKKSSKSSSSKSTSSKILGWKRKGDMLRRIGECRKRVMSVLRLLGSKADVIKGFSKRFSEKLEADNFRNSSGSPKSEIGMYLSDIQDHIVTMVQSLNHYEKLLARFHSNYLAQINIDMTQVNNDTNDVLGKITVLGTIVLPINVVTGLWGMNCIVPGQDYEGLAWFWSIISGMILFSIFAYNYAKRVYGI; translated from the coding sequence ACAACTTAGCACATATTCATTCTTCACCAGCTAGATCAAGAAGAAGGGGAATTCAGTCTACTTCTGCCCAAGGAAACCTTGCTTCTAGAAGACATACCACTACAAGTGCGgaatacaataataaaaaccCACCATTTAAAAAACAACCTAGTTTACCTTTAACAAATAGAAACTTGCAAAACTTATTAGTTCAGAATGACACTAATCCTGGGACTGGCTATTCGCCAACTGATACTAGATCGTATGGGTCAATTGCCTTAGATATGGATCAATATGCAAAGGAACAACGTCAAATGACACACGGATGGAATGATCCATTTAACGAGGAAGGTGATAGCCGTAGTGATGACGGATCTATCAACTCGTTAGAGTTTGGTGGATCTAATCCTCCATCTGACCATTCAAGTGACTCGACGTCTTTGGATGATGTGTGCTTCCCTGATTACTATGATCGCGTAGATGGAAGAGGTGATAGGGAAGACAGTTATGAGTGGCCagatttgaaaatcttGGAACAATTCGTTCGtgaagaattagatgaATACGCTGATGACGaaaagaatgaagatgGACTGGGTGATCATTTTAAGATGGACCAACAAATGGAAGATCAGCATAACGTTAATTTCCAACAACCCCTTGCAGTGTCAGTTAACGGCAAAGCCGAtgataagaagaagaaaaagaagaagaagaaaaataataataataaacagAAAAGTTCACCTGACGAAACCGTGGAAAGCACTCCATTATTGGAGAATGCACAAATCAATGAGATTGAATCGATGAGTCTGATGAATGAATCGTTCCGTATAAGACCAACACCGATTCAACCCTGGGAAAAATCGAAGGACCGGATACCAActattttaaataatccAAACGACCCAGTGAGAAATCCAAAACAACAGACAAGTTTCAAAAATGCAAAGCCCGATGGTAAATTATGCAGATTCACTTATTTTAGAGAAGATTTAAATAAGACCATACATTCTCCTACTATTAGCGGATTACTAGCAGATAGCATCAGCAATAAAGTTGCCGAGGATACTGTATCATTGGCAAGGAAATGGGGAAAAAATGCTAAAGACGAGAATAATGAACACGACGAGCAAAATGAAGACAATTTTGAGGATGAATCAACCACCTTGCGTGAATTATTCCTGCCTAACTTTTATTCTCAAAAGacatcatcatcttcgtcaAGTGCTAGCATTCATGGAAGCCATCATACCCCAACGAGTTCTGGAACTCCCGTTCCATTGACCGCACTAAACGAGGCGAATATCGGtgaaatgaataaattagGAGGAACAAGTCTTAAGGGAAATTACTTGGAGCCTAGTCCAGCACCAGGAACTATAGTCGGGTCGGAAGTCCATCTTGATTGTAACCCATTTTGGCTTGATGTTTTAGATccaacagaagaagaaatgaaagTATTATCAAAGACGTTTGGAATTCATCCATTAACTACTGAAGATATCTTTTTGGGCGAGACAAGAGAAAAAGtcgaattatttaaatcttACTATTTTATATGTTTTACGTCGTTTGATATCGTTTATGAAAGACGAAAACAAAGGGCGAAAGAACaagagaaaaaattaaataagttGCAGGAAATGTACGAAAATAGCAACGATGGTAATAGTGTATTTGGCACCCAAGAAAGAAAGTCcaaaatttggaaattttttaGAAAGCTTGTTAAGGGgaatgaaaataaaccAGCCAGCAACTTTCACACTACTAAAGAGTCTAGTTCTAATAAGTCTAGGGTAAAGAAAATTAGAGAAGGCGAATTACTGCCATTAAACATGTACATGATTGTATTCAAGCATGCAGTAATTACATTTCATTTCTCTCCTACGCCACATCCTGTTAATGTGAGGAGAAGAGCAAGGTTGTTAAAGGATTATTTGACTGTATCATCAGATTGGATTTGTTATGCGATCATTGACGATATTACTGACTCTTTTGCTCCGATGATTGAAagtattgaagaagaggTTAACCTAATCGAAGATGCCATATTAAAGATGCATTCTGGTGATACTGATAGCGAAGATGACAGCGACGATAATtcttctgatgatgaaagCGAAAACAACCACCATGCTTTGAACACTAGAAACACCAACAATGTTTTCTACAAGAGAAAAAGATCCAAATCGACTGTTGATAACAGTGGATTCAGCTCTCGTTACAAGACATACGCTCCGTTGTCAACTAAATCAGAGTCCAAGAAGTCGTCAAAATCATCGAGCTCAAAGTCCACATCATCGAAGATATTAGGCTGGAAGCGTAAGGGTGACATGTTGAGAAGAATCGGTGAATGCCGTAAACGAGTCATGTCTGTTCTCAGACTTCTCGGTTCCAAGGCTGACGTCATTAAGGGATTCAGCAAGAGATtcagtgaaaaattagaggCCGACAATTTCAGAAACTCTCTGGGCTCGCCAAAGCTGGAGATTGGTATGTACTTGAGCGATATTCAAGATCATATCGTCACTATGGTCCAGtcattaaatcattatgaaaaattattggcACGGTTCCATTCCAATTATCTTGCTCAAATAAACATTGATATGACTCAAGTCAACAATGACACCAATGATGTATTGGGTAAGATTACTGTTCTTGGTACCATTGTGTTACCAATTAATGTTGTTACAGGTTTATGGGGTATGAATTGTATTGTTCCAGGACAGGACTACGAAGGTTTAGCATGGTTTTGGTCCATTATTTCGGGTATGATTCTTTTTAGCATTTTTGCCTACAATTACGCTAAGAGAGTATATGGCATATAA